A stretch of Natronococcus sp. CG52 DNA encodes these proteins:
- a CDS encoding CehA/McbA family metallohydrolase, whose protein sequence is MTSQIPFAIDFHVHSDDSYDGHEPIELILEHAADIGLDGIVVTDHDEISESLRAAELAPEYGLVGIPGVEVSTRHGHLLAIGVEERPDSGQPFTETVDTVRELGGVAIVPHPFQRSRHGVRKRHIRDADAIEVYNSMLFTGYRNRRARTFARRRGYPEIGASDAHYLPNVGRAYTEILVTPDEANPTKADIDGDDLIDAILEGRTQIRGKRTPVHKSTTQYAKGAVRKSTYLLTSRAPLVPTVPASMDRSS, encoded by the coding sequence ATGACATCTCAGATCCCCTTCGCGATTGACTTTCACGTCCACTCGGACGACTCCTACGATGGACACGAGCCGATCGAGCTCATTCTCGAGCACGCGGCCGATATCGGACTCGACGGTATCGTCGTCACGGATCACGACGAGATCAGCGAGTCACTCCGGGCCGCGGAACTCGCCCCAGAGTACGGACTCGTCGGTATCCCGGGCGTCGAGGTATCGACGCGACACGGACATCTGCTCGCGATCGGCGTCGAGGAGCGGCCCGATTCCGGCCAGCCGTTCACGGAGACCGTCGACACCGTCCGCGAACTCGGCGGTGTCGCGATCGTTCCGCATCCCTTCCAGCGAAGTCGCCACGGCGTTCGAAAGCGCCACATCCGTGATGCCGACGCGATCGAGGTCTACAACTCGATGCTCTTTACCGGGTACCGAAACCGCCGTGCGCGGACGTTCGCCAGGCGGCGCGGCTACCCCGAGATCGGCGCGAGCGACGCACACTACCTGCCGAACGTCGGCCGCGCCTACACCGAAATCCTCGTCACTCCCGACGAAGCGAACCCGACCAAGGCGGATATCGACGGGGACGACCTCATCGACGCCATCCTCGAGGGACGCACGCAGATTCGCGGGAAGCGCACGCCGGTTCACAAGAGCACGACCCAGTACGCTAAGGGTGCGGTCAGAAAGTCGACGTACCTGCTAACCTCGCGCGCGCCGCTGGTGCCGACGGTGCCGGCGTCGATGGATCGATCGAGCTAA
- a CDS encoding DHH family phosphoesterase, protein MTGPVPELEDRATACAEHLTDCDRVLLASHIDADGLTSAAVAAQALERAGIPFETVFEKQLDEAAVENIAATAYDTVLFTDFGSGQLDIIGEREDDGAFTPVIADHHQPADRETEYHLNPLLFGINGASELSGAGASYVLARALANISEGTGNVAATDGGATTARADNRDLAALAVVGAVGDMQDSEGELHGANAKIVAEGVEAGVVETGTDLALYGKQTRPLPKFLEYATDVYIPGISNDQGGALRFLDGLDLELKRDGEWRCWAALTNEEKQTVASALVKRAVSRGVPAKKIDQLVGTSYVLSAEPVGTELRDASEFSTLLNATARYDRADVGLGVCLGNRDGALERARSLLRNHRRNLSEGIDLVTTEGVTQEEHVQWFHAGDRIRETIVGIVAGMAMGNDGVSRSKPILAFAEKSAERSPANRSGEAAEDEDGRDGGDGEEVKVSARGTHSLVRRGLDLSRVMGEASRAVGGDGGGHDVAAGATVPKGNEEEFVERADEIVGDQLD, encoded by the coding sequence ATGACCGGGCCGGTTCCAGAACTCGAGGATCGAGCGACCGCGTGTGCGGAGCATCTCACCGACTGCGACCGCGTGTTGCTCGCCTCGCACATCGACGCCGACGGCCTGACCAGCGCCGCGGTCGCCGCGCAGGCGCTCGAGCGTGCGGGGATCCCCTTCGAAACCGTCTTCGAGAAGCAACTCGACGAGGCGGCGGTCGAGAACATCGCGGCGACCGCGTACGATACCGTCCTCTTTACGGACTTCGGGAGCGGCCAACTCGACATCATCGGCGAGCGCGAGGACGACGGCGCGTTCACGCCGGTCATCGCCGACCACCACCAGCCGGCCGACCGAGAGACCGAGTACCACCTCAACCCGCTTCTGTTCGGGATCAACGGTGCCTCGGAGCTGTCGGGGGCCGGTGCAAGTTACGTTCTCGCGCGGGCGCTCGCGAACATCTCGGAAGGAACCGGAAACGTGGCTGCGACGGACGGCGGAGCGACGACAGCCCGCGCCGACAACCGCGATCTCGCCGCCCTCGCCGTCGTCGGCGCCGTGGGCGACATGCAGGACTCCGAGGGCGAACTCCACGGCGCGAACGCGAAGATCGTCGCGGAGGGCGTCGAAGCCGGCGTCGTCGAGACCGGGACGGATCTCGCGCTCTACGGCAAACAGACCCGTCCGCTGCCGAAGTTCCTCGAGTACGCAACGGACGTCTACATTCCCGGCATCTCGAACGACCAGGGGGGTGCGCTGCGATTCCTCGACGGACTCGACCTCGAGTTGAAACGCGACGGCGAGTGGCGCTGCTGGGCGGCGCTCACGAACGAGGAGAAACAGACCGTCGCCAGCGCGCTCGTCAAACGGGCCGTCTCGCGCGGCGTTCCCGCGAAGAAGATCGACCAGCTCGTCGGGACCAGCTACGTCCTCAGTGCGGAACCCGTCGGGACGGAGCTTCGAGACGCGAGCGAGTTCTCGACGCTCCTCAACGCGACCGCTCGGTACGACAGGGCAGACGTCGGCCTCGGGGTCTGTCTCGGTAACCGGGACGGTGCGCTCGAGCGCGCCCGCAGCCTCCTGCGGAACCACCGCCGAAACCTCTCGGAGGGGATCGACCTCGTCACGACGGAAGGGGTTACCCAGGAGGAACACGTCCAGTGGTTCCACGCCGGCGACCGCATCCGCGAGACGATCGTCGGCATCGTCGCCGGAATGGCGATGGGCAACGACGGCGTCAGCCGATCGAAACCGATCCTCGCGTTCGCGGAGAAGAGCGCGGAGCGTAGCCCCGCGAACCGAAGCGGCGAAGCCGCGGAGGACGAAGACGGGCGAGACGGCGGAGACGGCGAGGAGGTCAAGGTCTCGGCCCGCGGAACCCACAGCCTGGTCCGCCGGGGACTCGACCTCTCGCGGGTGATGGGCGAGGCGTCTCGAGCGGTCGGTGGCGACGGCGGGGGTCACGACGTCGCTGCCGGTGCGACGGTGCCGAAAGGAAACGAGGAGGAGTTCGTCGAGCGCGCCGACGAGATCGTCGGCGACCAGCTCGATTAG
- a CDS encoding uroporphyrinogen-III synthase, with protein sequence MRDLTVAVFRPDDERLADAVELIDSLGATPVPDPMLSVESTGATPREDADYVVLTSKTGAELVADAEWNPGDATVCAIGPKTADAVRKAGYEVDLVPDEYTSSGLVAALEDDVEGTRVEVARSDHGSPVLLDGLEAAGAYVHETILYRLVRPEESGESAELAAAGELDAACFTSSLTVEHFLEAAADRGVHEAAITGLEDATVGVIGEPTRETAAGHDIDVDVVASEATFDALACETVETAAPTYHD encoded by the coding sequence ATGCGCGACCTCACCGTCGCCGTCTTCCGGCCCGACGACGAGCGCCTCGCCGACGCGGTCGAACTGATCGACTCGCTGGGCGCGACGCCGGTTCCGGACCCGATGCTGTCGGTCGAATCGACCGGCGCGACGCCCCGCGAGGACGCCGACTACGTCGTGCTGACGAGCAAGACCGGCGCGGAACTGGTCGCGGACGCGGAGTGGAACCCCGGCGACGCGACCGTCTGTGCAATCGGTCCGAAGACGGCCGACGCCGTTCGCAAGGCGGGATACGAAGTCGATCTCGTTCCGGACGAGTACACCTCGAGCGGTCTCGTCGCCGCGCTCGAAGACGATGTCGAGGGGACGCGCGTCGAGGTCGCCCGCAGCGATCACGGCAGTCCGGTGCTGCTCGACGGACTCGAGGCCGCCGGCGCGTACGTCCACGAGACGATCCTCTACCGGCTGGTTCGTCCCGAGGAAAGCGGCGAGTCGGCCGAGCTGGCCGCAGCCGGCGAGCTCGACGCCGCCTGCTTCACCTCGTCGCTGACGGTCGAACACTTCCTCGAGGCCGCCGCCGACCGCGGCGTGCACGAGGCGGCGATCACGGGGCTCGAGGACGCGACCGTCGGCGTCATCGGCGAGCCGACGCGGGAGACCGCGGCCGGACACGACATCGACGTCGACGTGGTCGCGAGCGAGGCGACGTTCGACGCGTTAGCCTGTGAGACGGTCGAAACGGCGGCGCCGACGTACCACGACTGA
- the cobA gene encoding uroporphyrinogen-III C-methyltransferase, with product MPETTTDPEPGTVYLVGSGPGDPGLLTVKAKRLLESADVVLHDKLPGPEIIEMLPEDRREDVGKRAGGERTPQSETNERLVELAREGNSVVRLKGGDSFVFGRGGEEAEYLADHEVPFEVVPAVTSAIAAPAVAGIPVTHRDHASSVSFVTGHEDPTKEESAVDWEALAATGGTIVVLMGVGRLPDYTRALLEADMAPETPVALVERGTWPGQRVATGTLETIVDARDEAEIEPPAVTVIGEVAATRDEVLEFLANEADEERTATASDEV from the coding sequence ATGCCCGAGACGACGACCGACCCGGAGCCGGGAACCGTCTACCTCGTCGGCAGCGGTCCCGGCGATCCCGGCCTGCTGACCGTGAAGGCGAAGCGGCTGCTCGAGTCCGCGGACGTCGTGCTCCACGACAAGTTGCCGGGTCCGGAGATCATCGAGATGCTTCCCGAGGACCGCCGCGAGGACGTCGGCAAGCGCGCCGGCGGCGAGCGCACGCCCCAGTCGGAGACCAACGAGCGGCTGGTCGAACTCGCCCGCGAGGGCAACTCCGTGGTCCGGCTGAAGGGCGGCGACTCGTTCGTCTTCGGCCGCGGCGGCGAGGAGGCCGAGTACCTCGCCGACCACGAGGTTCCGTTCGAGGTCGTCCCCGCCGTCACCTCGGCTATCGCCGCTCCCGCGGTGGCCGGGATTCCGGTCACCCACCGCGATCACGCCTCCTCGGTCTCGTTCGTCACGGGCCACGAAGACCCCACGAAGGAGGAGTCCGCGGTCGACTGGGAGGCCCTGGCCGCTACCGGGGGAACGATCGTCGTCCTGATGGGGGTGGGCCGATTGCCCGACTACACGAGGGCGCTGCTCGAGGCCGACATGGCCCCCGAGACGCCGGTTGCGCTCGTCGAACGCGGCACCTGGCCCGGCCAGCGGGTCGCGACCGGCACGCTCGAGACCATCGTCGACGCACGCGACGAGGCCGAGATCGAACCGCCCGCGGTGACCGTGATCGGCGAGGTCGCCGCGACCAGAGACGAGGTGCTCGAGTTCCTCGCGAACGAGGCCGACGAGGAACGGACGGCGACCGCGAGCGACGAGGTGTAG
- the hemC gene encoding hydroxymethylbilane synthase, whose amino-acid sequence MRTRGTLRLATRGSSLARRQAALVKEALEDRRYEVELVTVETTGDQIRDELIHRLGKTGAFVRELDERVLEGELDGAIHSMKDMPTDQPEELVTAAVPERGRAGDALVTPDGTTLEELPEGATVGTSSLRRRAQLLSERPDLEVEPLRGNVDTRLEKLLAPALQAEHEERTEADKERKGNTGNDDFEPEFDQNVDEWFDGLSELEKQALGREIETAYDAIVLAEAGLERSGLARYVDYQRLPTSSFVPAPGQGALAVTATDGETAREIQSLIDHPRSRIETTVERTVLAELGGGCIAPIGVYAVLQGEYVRASVTVFDRDGEESVTANRDLPVEHHAEAAREFAADLADRGAEELIEAAQRDAESENEPSEEDQPEGK is encoded by the coding sequence ATGAGAACGCGCGGGACGTTGCGACTGGCGACGCGGGGCTCTTCACTCGCCCGACGGCAGGCCGCACTCGTAAAGGAGGCGCTCGAGGACCGACGGTACGAGGTCGAACTCGTGACCGTCGAAACGACGGGCGACCAGATCCGGGACGAACTGATCCACCGACTGGGGAAGACGGGCGCGTTCGTCCGCGAACTGGACGAACGAGTCCTCGAGGGGGAACTGGACGGCGCGATCCACTCGATGAAGGACATGCCGACCGACCAGCCCGAAGAGCTGGTGACCGCGGCCGTCCCGGAACGGGGCCGGGCGGGCGACGCCCTCGTGACACCCGACGGAACGACGCTCGAGGAGCTACCCGAGGGGGCGACCGTCGGCACCTCGAGCCTGCGCCGCCGCGCACAGCTGCTGTCCGAGCGGCCCGACCTCGAGGTCGAGCCCCTGCGCGGCAACGTCGACACGCGCCTCGAAAAGCTGCTCGCGCCCGCGCTACAGGCGGAACACGAAGAACGGACCGAGGCGGACAAAGAACGCAAGGGGAATACCGGGAACGACGATTTCGAACCCGAGTTCGATCAGAACGTCGACGAGTGGTTCGACGGCCTCTCGGAACTCGAGAAGCAGGCGCTCGGTCGCGAGATCGAGACTGCCTACGACGCCATCGTCCTCGCCGAAGCCGGACTCGAGCGCAGCGGACTCGCCCGCTACGTCGACTACCAGCGGCTGCCGACTTCCTCGTTCGTCCCTGCGCCGGGACAGGGCGCGCTCGCCGTCACCGCGACCGACGGTGAGACCGCCCGCGAGATCCAGTCGTTGATCGATCACCCCCGGAGCCGCATCGAGACGACCGTCGAGCGCACCGTGCTCGCGGAGCTCGGCGGGGGCTGTATCGCCCCGATCGGCGTCTACGCCGTCCTCCAGGGCGAGTACGTCCGCGCGTCGGTGACCGTCTTCGACCGCGACGGCGAGGAGTCCGTGACCGCGAACCGGGACCTGCCGGTCGAACACCACGCGGAGGCCGCCCGCGAGTTCGCCGCCGATCTCGCCGACCGCGGCGCCGAAGAACTGATCGAGGCGGCCCAGCGAGACGCCGAGAGCGAAAACGAGCCCAGCGAAGAAGATCAGCCGGAGGGGAAGTAG
- a CDS encoding group I truncated hemoglobin, which translates to MSDTLYDRLGGRDAIAAVVDRFYERMLEDERVAHFFEDIDVQRQRAHQTQFLSAVAGGPVDYAGRDMETAHAHLEITRAEFAVVATHLEETLEEFGVEEGDREAVLSAFGDYEEAIVTATAD; encoded by the coding sequence ATGAGTGACACCCTGTACGATCGGCTGGGTGGGCGGGACGCGATCGCCGCCGTCGTCGATCGATTCTACGAACGCATGCTCGAGGACGAGCGGGTCGCGCACTTCTTCGAGGATATCGACGTGCAACGCCAGCGCGCCCACCAAACGCAGTTCCTGAGCGCGGTCGCCGGCGGCCCCGTCGATTACGCGGGCCGAGATATGGAGACGGCACACGCGCACCTCGAGATCACCAGAGCGGAGTTCGCCGTCGTCGCGACCCACCTCGAGGAGACGCTCGAGGAGTTCGGCGTCGAGGAGGGCGATCGGGAGGCGGTCCTCTCGGCGTTCGGCGACTACGAGGAGGCGATCGTGACTGCGACGGCCGACTGA
- the hemL gene encoding glutamate-1-semialdehyde 2,1-aminomutase gives MNDDHSRDLYDRALSVMPGGVNSAVRAAIEPYPFFVQKGDGGHVIDADGNRYVDWVMGLGPLLLGHDLPERVRASIQQKASEGPMYGTPTEIEVDLAEFVVRHVPSVEKIRFVNSGTEATTSAVRLARGYTGRNKIVVMQGGYHGAQESTLVEGDAENPSPSSAGIPQSFSEHTLPVPFNDEDAVREVFAEHGDDIAAVLTEPILGNYGIVHPEEGYHEFLREITDEHGSLLIFDEVITGFRVGGLGCAQSEFGITPDLTTFGKIVGGGFPVGAIGGRAEIVEQFAPSGDVFQAGTFSGHPVTMAAGLETLQFAAENDVYGHVNGLGDRLRSGLTDIVADQAPSYTVTGTDSMFKVIFTREGPGPDSLEEQCSAGCRQNPTCPRYDYCPKSAADVKAAETDRWRRIFWGQMKAQGVFLSQNQFECQFVSYGHTEEDVEETLEAYKEAL, from the coding sequence ATGAACGACGACCACTCACGCGACCTGTACGATCGGGCGCTGTCGGTGATGCCCGGCGGCGTCAACTCGGCGGTTCGTGCGGCGATCGAGCCCTACCCGTTCTTCGTCCAGAAGGGCGACGGCGGTCACGTCATCGACGCCGACGGCAACCGATACGTCGACTGGGTGATGGGACTGGGCCCGCTGCTTCTGGGCCACGACCTTCCCGAACGGGTTCGGGCATCGATCCAGCAGAAGGCGAGCGAGGGGCCGATGTACGGCACCCCGACCGAGATCGAGGTCGACCTCGCGGAGTTCGTCGTCCGGCACGTCCCGAGCGTCGAGAAGATCCGGTTCGTCAACTCGGGCACCGAAGCGACCACCTCCGCCGTGCGACTCGCGCGCGGTTACACCGGTCGGAACAAGATCGTCGTCATGCAGGGCGGCTACCACGGCGCCCAGGAGTCGACGCTGGTCGAGGGCGACGCCGAGAACCCGTCTCCCTCCTCGGCCGGCATCCCGCAGTCGTTCTCCGAGCACACCCTCCCGGTGCCGTTCAACGACGAGGACGCGGTGCGCGAGGTGTTCGCGGAACACGGCGACGACATCGCGGCCGTCCTCACGGAGCCGATCCTGGGCAACTACGGGATCGTCCACCCCGAAGAGGGCTACCACGAGTTCCTCCGCGAGATCACCGACGAGCACGGCTCGCTCCTGATCTTCGACGAGGTCATCACCGGCTTCCGCGTCGGCGGATTGGGCTGCGCCCAGAGCGAGTTCGGGATCACGCCCGACCTGACGACGTTCGGCAAGATCGTCGGCGGCGGCTTCCCCGTCGGCGCGATCGGCGGCCGGGCCGAGATCGTCGAACAGTTCGCCCCCTCCGGCGACGTCTTCCAGGCCGGCACCTTCTCCGGCCACCCCGTAACGATGGCGGCCGGCCTCGAGACGCTGCAGTTCGCCGCCGAGAACGACGTCTACGGCCACGTCAACGGGCTGGGCGATCGACTTCGGAGCGGCCTGACAGACATCGTCGCCGACCAGGCGCCCAGCTACACCGTCACCGGCACGGACAGCATGTTCAAGGTCATTTTCACGCGCGAGGGGCCGGGTCCCGACTCCCTCGAGGAGCAGTGCTCGGCCGGCTGCCGACAGAATCCGACCTGCCCGCGCTACGACTACTGTCCGAAGAGCGCGGCCGACGTGAAAGCCGCCGAGACGGATCGCTGGCGCCGCATCTTCTGGGGCCAGATGAAAGCGCAGGGAGTCTTCCTCTCGCAGAACCAGTTCGAGTGCCAGTTCGTCAGCTACGGCCACACCGAGGAAGACGTCGAGGAGACCCTCGAGGCGTACAAGGAGGCGCTGTAG
- a CDS encoding DMT family transporter, which produces MRYRTPLLFLLVAAIWGSTFPAVRAGVEVVPPVLFAALRFDAVAILVLGYAAVRGYRIRPRRDEWIGILAGGALLIALHHALLFAGQQYVTSAVAAVVVATVPIITAALSRLLLPSTGLGIVGVIGLGLGFLGTAIVANPDPAALYTAESLGVLLVLAAAVAFALGAVLTQRTRSSLPVASLQGWMMLVGAPILHVASVSLGEPQSVEWTPAAALAFVYLVPVAGGLGYLLYFDLLDRLGSVELNLVSYLLPVFAALVGWLTLGEALESTTVVGFVVVAVGFALVKRRALARLLDGRTRGASKVAGENDGG; this is translated from the coding sequence ATGCGCTACCGAACCCCGCTCCTGTTTCTGCTCGTCGCCGCCATCTGGGGCTCGACGTTTCCGGCCGTCCGCGCCGGCGTCGAGGTCGTCCCGCCGGTCCTGTTCGCGGCGCTTCGTTTCGACGCCGTCGCGATCCTCGTGCTCGGCTACGCCGCCGTTCGCGGCTACCGAATTCGCCCCCGTCGGGACGAGTGGATCGGCATCCTCGCGGGCGGCGCGCTCCTGATCGCGCTCCACCACGCACTGTTGTTCGCCGGCCAGCAGTACGTCACGAGCGCCGTCGCCGCGGTCGTCGTCGCGACGGTACCGATCATCACCGCGGCGCTCTCGCGGCTCCTCCTCCCGAGTACCGGCCTCGGCATCGTCGGCGTGATCGGCCTCGGTCTCGGCTTTCTCGGGACGGCTATCGTGGCCAACCCCGATCCGGCGGCGCTGTACACGGCCGAATCGCTCGGCGTCCTGCTGGTCCTCGCCGCCGCCGTCGCGTTCGCGCTCGGGGCGGTCCTCACCCAGCGAACCCGGAGCTCGCTTCCGGTCGCCTCCCTTCAGGGGTGGATGATGCTCGTCGGCGCGCCGATCCTGCACGTCGCGAGCGTCTCGCTCGGCGAACCGCAGTCGGTCGAGTGGACGCCGGCCGCGGCGCTCGCGTTCGTCTACCTCGTCCCGGTCGCCGGCGGGCTCGGCTACCTGCTGTACTTCGATCTGCTCGACCGACTCGGCTCGGTCGAACTCAACCTCGTTTCGTACCTCCTGCCGGTGTTCGCCGCGCTCGTCGGCTGGCTGACGCTGGGCGAGGCGCTCGAGTCGACGACCGTCGTCGGCTTCGTCGTCGTCGCGGTCGGCTTCGCGCTGGTCAAGCGACGCGCGCTGGCGCGACTCCTCGACGGACGAACTCGCGGCGCGTCGAAAGTGGCGGGAGAGAACGACGGCGGATAG
- a CDS encoding ammonium transporter translates to MEHIVLQAETEMLMEAINYTWILIATFLIFFMHAGFAMLEAGQVRSKNVANQLTKNLLTWSVGVTVFFLVGVGIEGVVAGSGFEPAFTGDATSWMDWLYGAVFAMTAATIVSGAVAGRAKLRAYVTYTFLLAAVIYPVVTGITWAGGHIETLTGTPFADFAGGMIVHGMGGIAGLTAAWVLGPRMDRYNDDGSPNVIPGHSLTFAVLGTLILAFGWYGFNVGTSAILGESAFLGDQLGRVAMATTVSMACGAMGAGLVAWFKTGKVDTLYVANGLLAGLVGITAIPDTVAWWGAFVVGGLAGAQLPIVFEFVERRLKIDDVCAVFPVHGSAGVLGTLLFPFVAAPGVVDSVANAFVAQLTGVVLITAWTVGATGLIWFAFKAVGQARVTPEHERDGLDVSEHGVDTYPEFGQPDVAADGSGDVIRADGGEPNDGQIKMVTAIVRPDRLGAVKQALAEAGAPSLTVTNVSGRGSQPAKKGQWRGEEYTVDLHQKVKIECVVADIPADEVVDAIREGANTGEPGDGKIFVTPVERAVQIRTGKTGTDAV, encoded by the coding sequence ATGGAGCACATCGTCCTCCAGGCCGAGACCGAGATGCTGATGGAAGCGATCAACTACACGTGGATCCTGATCGCCACGTTCCTCATCTTCTTCATGCACGCCGGCTTCGCCATGCTCGAGGCGGGTCAGGTGCGCTCGAAGAACGTGGCAAACCAGTTGACGAAGAACCTGCTGACCTGGAGCGTCGGCGTGACGGTGTTCTTCCTCGTCGGCGTCGGCATCGAGGGAGTCGTCGCCGGCAGCGGGTTCGAGCCCGCGTTCACGGGCGACGCGACGAGCTGGATGGACTGGCTGTACGGTGCCGTGTTCGCTATGACGGCGGCGACCATCGTCTCGGGAGCCGTCGCCGGCCGCGCGAAGCTCCGTGCGTACGTCACCTACACGTTCCTGCTGGCCGCGGTCATCTACCCGGTCGTCACCGGGATCACGTGGGCCGGGGGCCACATCGAGACTCTCACCGGGACGCCGTTCGCAGACTTTGCGGGCGGAATGATCGTCCACGGCATGGGCGGGATCGCCGGCCTCACCGCCGCGTGGGTGCTCGGCCCGCGCATGGATCGGTACAACGACGACGGAAGCCCCAACGTCATCCCCGGTCACTCGCTGACCTTCGCCGTGCTGGGAACGCTCATCCTCGCGTTCGGCTGGTACGGCTTCAACGTCGGCACCTCGGCCATCCTGGGCGAGAGCGCGTTCCTCGGCGACCAGCTCGGTCGCGTCGCCATGGCCACGACCGTCTCGATGGCCTGCGGCGCGATGGGAGCCGGTCTCGTCGCGTGGTTCAAGACCGGCAAGGTCGACACCCTGTACGTCGCAAACGGGCTGTTAGCCGGCCTGGTCGGCATCACCGCGATTCCAGACACCGTCGCCTGGTGGGGCGCGTTCGTCGTCGGCGGTCTCGCCGGCGCGCAGCTGCCGATCGTCTTCGAATTCGTCGAGAGACGCCTGAAAATCGACGACGTCTGTGCGGTGTTCCCCGTCCACGGCTCCGCCGGGGTCCTCGGGACGCTGCTGTTCCCGTTCGTCGCCGCACCGGGCGTCGTCGATAGCGTCGCGAACGCGTTCGTCGCGCAGCTCACCGGCGTCGTTCTCATCACCGCCTGGACGGTCGGCGCGACCGGCCTCATCTGGTTCGCGTTCAAGGCTGTCGGACAGGCACGGGTCACGCCCGAACACGAGCGCGACGGCCTCGACGTCTCCGAGCACGGCGTGGACACCTACCCCGAATTCGGACAGCCCGACGTCGCCGCCGACGGCAGCGGCGACGTGATTCGTGCGGACGGCGGCGAGCCGAACGACGGGCAGATCAAGATGGTCACCGCGATCGTCCGTCCCGACCGCCTCGGCGCGGTCAAGCAGGCGCTGGCGGAAGCCGGTGCCCCGTCGCTGACCGTCACGAACGTCTCCGGTCGCGGCTCACAGCCCGCAAAGAAGGGGCAGTGGCGCGGCGAGGAGTACACGGTCGACCTCCACCAGAAAGTCAAGATCGAGTGCGTCGTCGCCGACATCCCCGCCGACGAGGTCGTCGACGCGATCCGCGAGGGCGCGAACACCGGCGAACCCGGCGACGGGAAGATTTTCGTCACGCCCGTCGAGCGCGCCGTGCAGATCCGCACCGGGAAGACCGGCACTGACGCGGTCTGA
- the hemB gene encoding porphobilinogen synthase, which yields MDLTHRPRRLRQDRVRGLVSETSLEPSDFIAPVFVDATTDERQPIESMPGHERVPIDDAVARVEEVLETGVEAVMLFGIPESKDAEGTRAWADDGVVQAAARRIAEATDAYVITDVCLCEYTDHGHCGPLEEELRGEDVAEGGPACDPIQTVDNDATLESLERIAVSHAEAGADMVAPSGMMDGMVAAIREGLDREGFERVPIMSYAAKYESAFYGPFRDAADGAPAFGNRRHYQMDPANAREAVREVRLDAEQGADVLMVKPALPYLDIVSEIRREFDHPVAAYNVSGEYAMLHAADEKGWLDLEAAALESLLSIKRAGADLILTYFAEDVAERLSGNRS from the coding sequence ATGGATCTCACCCACCGCCCCCGACGGCTCCGACAGGACCGGGTTCGCGGGCTCGTCAGCGAGACGAGCCTCGAGCCCTCGGACTTCATCGCCCCGGTGTTCGTCGACGCGACGACCGACGAGCGCCAGCCGATCGAATCGATGCCCGGCCACGAGCGCGTTCCGATCGACGACGCCGTCGCCCGCGTCGAGGAAGTGCTCGAGACCGGCGTCGAGGCCGTCATGCTGTTCGGGATTCCCGAGTCGAAAGACGCCGAGGGAACCCGCGCCTGGGCCGACGACGGCGTCGTCCAGGCGGCGGCGCGGCGGATCGCCGAAGCGACCGACGCCTACGTCATCACGGACGTCTGTCTCTGCGAGTACACCGACCACGGTCACTGCGGCCCGCTGGAGGAAGAACTTCGAGGCGAGGACGTCGCGGAGGGCGGCCCCGCCTGCGATCCGATCCAGACCGTCGACAACGACGCGACCCTCGAGAGCCTCGAGCGGATCGCCGTCTCCCACGCCGAAGCGGGGGCGGACATGGTCGCCCCGAGCGGGATGATGGACGGCATGGTCGCCGCCATCCGGGAGGGTCTCGACCGCGAGGGATTCGAGCGCGTCCCGATCATGAGCTACGCCGCGAAGTACGAGAGCGCCTTCTACGGACCGTTTCGAGATGCTGCCGACGGCGCACCCGCGTTCGGCAACCGGCGTCACTACCAGATGGACCCCGCGAACGCTCGCGAGGCGGTGCGGGAGGTCCGCCTCGACGCCGAGCAGGGTGCGGACGTGCTGATGGTCAAACCGGCGCTGCCCTACCTCGACATCGTCAGCGAAATTCGGCGGGAGTTCGACCATCCCGTCGCCGCCTACAACGTCTCCGGCGAGTACGCGATGCTCCACGCCGCCGACGAGAAGGGGTGGCTCGACCTCGAGGCGGCCGCCCTCGAGTCGCTGCTGTCGATCAAACGCGCGGGTGCGGACCTGATCCTGACCTACTTCGCCGAGGACGTCGCTGAACGGCTGTCCGGGAACCGATCGTAG